The Sulfolobus islandicus Y.N.15.51 sequence TTAACTCCAGATAAGGAACCCTCTCTATTTCTTGAAAAGCTTAAGGATTTCGCTGATAACTCAACTATTCTCGTCGTAGGCCATGAACCGTATCTGTCAAATTTCGTAAAGGCAATAAGTGGAGGTAACGTTGAGATTAAGAAAGGTGGAGTTGTAATTGTAGATTATGATCTGAAGGAAGGGAGAGGAGTTTTGAAAACTCTCCTCAGCCAGAAAGTTCTAAAGCTGATTTAGATGATCTCAGCAGTTATAGATTGCGGCTACAATTCCTTTAGAATGGTAATTTACCAGGTTTTTCGTAATGGAACGTTCAGGATGATTGGTTCCTCTAAATCATATGTTAGAATAGGAGAAGGATTAAAGGAAGGAGACATTATCTCTGAGGAAAAGGTGGCGAAGGCAGAGAGGGCTTTTATGATTTTTAAAAGGATATTAAACGGTGTAAATGTCAATGAAGTTAAAATAGTTGCAACTAGTGCATTTCGATATGCGTCCAATGGTAACGAAGTTAGATATAGACTAAGTAAAATAATAGAAAATGAAGTCAGAGTGATTTCCGGGGAAGAGGAAGGGAGATATGCTGCCTTGGGTATCCTAAACACGCTCCCAATTTCTGAAGGGGTATTCTTTGAATTAGGTGGAGGATCATTGGAAATAGCTGAAGTTAGTTCGGGAAACATAATTAGAGTACATCAGTTGCCAATTGGAGCGTTGAAGCTAGTTAACCTTCCAGAAAGGGAAATTAGGAAAAAAGTATCCGATGAGCTCTCTACTACGAACATTAAAAAAGCAAATTTCATAGTTGGTTCTGGAGGTAACGTTAGAGCACTAGCTAAACTTGACCTTAAGTTATCCTCTTTTCCAATTAAGTCAATACATGGTTATTCGCTCTCTTCTAAACAAATTAGTAAATACGCCTCCCTTTTACCTTCTCTAGATATTGATAGTAGACAATCCCTTCCGGGAATAAGTAAAGAAAGGGCTTTAACTATACATTCGGCATCAGTTATTATTGACGAACTTGTAAAGTATTTCACTGGAAGTTATATAGTTGTCTCCCTATTCGGTATGAGAGAGGGAGTACTGACTGAAGGTAAGAGTTTAGATAAGATGAGTTGGTTGGAGGAAATATCGTATTCTAATGCTATTGATCCTCCACCTATTGAGATCTTTAAGGAAGTTATAAGTGAGGTCGATAGCAAATATTCTTTCTATGTCGCATCATCAGCTCTATTATCGTTAATCTTCAAGATGGTTGGATACTTCAATCCATTTAGGGCTTGTTATAGATTTATCAAGGAATCGGTTTTACCTGGTTTTACTCTAAATGAAGCGTTACTAGTTGGTTTGATTTGTGAGGCTGCTGGTGGGAAAGTTAAGAACAAACAAGCTAAGTTACTAAAGGAGGATATTACCAAAAAAGAAATATTAAGTTTTGGAAATATAGTGAAGAATAGTATTGATAAGTACGTCGCTGGTGTGAGATTATGAAAGGTTTGTTAATAGCTTTTGAGGGTATAGATGGTTCTGGTAAGTCTAGTCATGCGGTATTACTCAAAGATTGGATTGAAATGAGAAGAGACGTTTACCTAACTGAGTGGAACTCATCTGACTGGATCCACGATATAATAAAAGAAGCTAAAAAGAAGAATACGCTCACACCCACAACCTTTAGCCTTATTCATGCGACTGATTTTTCAGATAGGTATGAAAGGTTCATTTTGCCAATGCTTAAAAGTGGATTTGTTGTTATATGCGATCGCTACATATACACTGCTTACGCTAGAGATGTGGTTAGGAACGTGGACTTTAATTGGGTGAAGAAACTGTATTCCTTTGCGATAAAGCCTAATTTTACCTTTTACATAAGGGTCACACCAGAAGTCGCCTTGGAGAGAATTAAAAAGGCTAAGAGGAAGATAAAGCCACAAGAAGCTGGAATTGATATATTAGGTGAGCTTCCATTGGAAGAGGGCTTTTTAAAATATCAAGGTATGGTTGTAGAGATTTACGATAAAATAGCTAAAGAGGAAAGCAATTTCATAACGATAGATGGAAATAGACCACTAAAAGACGTTCAGATGGACATAAGAAAGATTTTGGGTGAATACATTGATAATAGCCTTTGAAGGAATTGAAGGATCTGGTAAAACATCTCATCTAGAAGCTACAAAAAAGTATTTGGAGAAACAAGGATACGGAGTAATTACATTTGGATTACAGAAGTCAAAATTATTAGGAGAAAGAATAACGCAAGTTAAGAGAAATATATTATTTGAGAGAAGGACATTATTTTTAGCCTATGTCACAGACTTGGCTGATCAAATTGAGAATTACGTTAACCCATCAATAGATTCTGGATTTATAGCTTTAGCTGACGGTTATACACTCACGTTAACTTCATGGGGTTTAACTAGGGGATTGGAGAAAGAATGGATAGATGATGTCCTCTCAATTCTTCCAAAACCTTCAGTTTCCTTACCGCTAATATCAACTCCTGACGAAATAGTAAGAAGGATAATAAAGAAAAGAGGTTATCTAGATCCATTAGAAACTGGAATAGACATCTGTATAAAGGAGGACACATTTGAGGCATACATAGATTACATTAATAGGTTTCAAGAAGTTTTAATGTCAATCTCCTCCAAGGAAAACATGATATACACCGAC is a genomic window containing:
- a CDS encoding Ppx/GppA phosphatase family protein, with the protein product MISAVIDCGYNSFRMVIYQVFRNGTFRMIGSSKSYVRIGEGLKEGDIISEEKVAKAERAFMIFKRILNGVNVNEVKIVATSAFRYASNGNEVRYRLSKIIENEVRVISGEEEGRYAALGILNTLPISEGVFFELGGGSLEIAEVSSGNIIRVHQLPIGALKLVNLPEREIRKKVSDELSTTNIKKANFIVGSGGNVRALAKLDLKLSSFPIKSIHGYSLSSKQISKYASLLPSLDIDSRQSLPGISKERALTIHSASVIIDELVKYFTGSYIVVSLFGMREGVLTEGKSLDKMSWLEEISYSNAIDPPPIEIFKEVISEVDSKYSFYVASSALLSLIFKMVGYFNPFRACYRFIKESVLPGFTLNEALLVGLICEAAGGKVKNKQAKLLKEDITKKEILSFGNIVKNSIDKYVAGVRL
- the tmk gene encoding dTMP kinase; the protein is MKGLLIAFEGIDGSGKSSHAVLLKDWIEMRRDVYLTEWNSSDWIHDIIKEAKKKNTLTPTTFSLIHATDFSDRYERFILPMLKSGFVVICDRYIYTAYARDVVRNVDFNWVKKLYSFAIKPNFTFYIRVTPEVALERIKKAKRKIKPQEAGIDILGELPLEEGFLKYQGMVVEIYDKIAKEESNFITIDGNRPLKDVQMDIRKILGEYIDNSL
- a CDS encoding dTMP kinase, whose amino-acid sequence is MNTLIIAFEGIEGSGKTSHLEATKKYLEKQGYGVITFGLQKSKLLGERITQVKRNILFERRTLFLAYVTDLADQIENYVNPSIDSGFIALADGYTLTLTSWGLTRGLEKEWIDDVLSILPKPSVSLPLISTPDEIVRRIIKKRGYLDPLETGIDICIKEDTFEAYIDYINRFQEVLMSISSKENMIYTDKEFDEVQKEIVRRIVSITS